Within Hydra vulgaris chromosome 02, alternate assembly HydraT2T_AEP, the genomic segment CAGTGTTTAGCAAATGAGTGGTGAAGAGCTTCTGTTGACTGCTCACTGCAAGGTCCAAGTGCAGTGTGCTTCATGTCAATGGTTTCTTTGATGTTAAAGAAGACGGCATGTACCTTGGGCATCACTGAAACATTTGAGAAAGCCAGATATGAGGTTCGAAATGCATCAACTTTTACTGCATAGTGTGGATCAAGCTCTTGTCCGAAGCATGCAGTCACAACCAGAGACGTATTTAAGGGGGGGCCAGGGGGGCTTTGGCCCCCGGGCGCCACGTTTTGACAGGGCGCCTGCTTTTTGTAtgctaaaattttagaaaatcaaaaaatagtcattttatatcgtttcacaaaaattttttatattattattatgtccAAATCATAaaccatatataaatatattttgggccatacataaatcaaattttatattattattattatgaccAAATCATAAACTTgcaaattaaacatatttatgcGCTAATTATTCATCCAAAAACCTTGGTTAATATTGTCACatgttaaaagaatatatttattataaatctgCCAACTGAACATGATCCGATAGTGTAATGGATAAGTTCTACTTCCGTGCGCCGGCGTTCCGAGATCTGGGTGCGGATTCACAACACTTTCGTAAGTCCAAAGTTTGCGTAAAGTTTGCGTAAGTTTTGCTTAAGTTCAAAGTTACGCTAAGTGGTATTCACAAACCTTGcgtaaacaaaaacttacgaAATTCTTAAGTTTTTACTTAAGTTATTTACTTAcgcaaaaaagctaaaaaacggTATTCACAACATTTTCCTAAAAAGTGCTCAGCAAACTTTACGCAAGAAAAGTTACGTCTGCTATTTTCTGACTTAAGTTTAGCGTAACTTTGAatcatctaaaaatatttaaaaatggcgtttttattactataaaagatttcagattttgtttgttattgccaataaaatataattttatcttaattttatacTGCTATAcgttaagttatttatttaaataatacaactatagttttttttttaacaacaacaacaatagcagtatatttaccaaaaatttaGATGTACTACATAAACTTGTTTTCACCTTAAGtttaaggttaaaaaaatatacacacaATCTATATAATGGATGGTTCACTCTCTCATAGCCTAGCTAAAACAAGGAGAGCGACCATAGtacggatatatatatatatattatatagcttTGTAGTATGccaataacttattaaattaggGTTGCCAGATGTCCCGATTTTACGAAGGAgaactaagtaaaaaaaatatttttacatatttggCGCAGAATTCTCCTTCGTAAAATCGGGACATCTGGCAACcctaattaaataagttaacttAATAACTAGTTATTGTCATACATAAAAACTATACGATGTATCCATACCATATTAACTTATGGTTGTATCTATACTATACTATCTAtactatattatacaaaaatatatacaataatattattgaagTATTTAACTTGCATAACTAgcataaagagagagagagtcTCTcactttataaacttaaaaaaaaatattttctctctcTGTGTGAGAGAGAAAATATTTGTGCTAATATAGATACAATATTCACAAAAATATGGAATCAATtcattagtttttcaaatatatatttttttatttataaatgagaaCAAGACTATTTCAAAATACAATAATGCAAAAATTATCTCTGAGTAATTGGCTATTGAAGTAAAAAAGTAAGGCTATTgaagtaaaaaagtattataacctaaatattaaacttactttaaatAATGATGCTATGTTTTTCGATAATTTCAATTATTCAAAGGTATTAAAGGTATAGcaatataaagattattttgaataataatgctctgtttttaattatttcaattatcaggagatattattaatatctatggataatttaaattattaaaaaaagagcaTCGTTTTTTAAAGCCTGATTTTTTGGTAAATAGTATtgttatttgcaaataataaacatattctgtaatagtttaatttgttttggtagatctttttttttgtatatataaatgaaatctCATTTTTGTAGTTTGTTATTGCAAAGAGCAGAAATTCCATAAAAAGTTCCTCGATCTACCAGTTAGTCCAAATGGAGTGATAGTGCTTTTCACAATTCAGTAGAATTATTATCTGTTGctgttaaaaattgcattataacTCTTGAGATGACAGCATATTGTTCACACTGGTTGTAGCTATTAGATTGCACTGTATTTGCTGTCTTGAAAACCTACTACAATACTTGTTGTTGTGATTTAATCGATACTTGCTCTGTCAAAGagtcaaacttttttatactgCATGTACCTGATTCACAGAACTAACTTTACGCTATccatcaaatataaaaatctgtttttattcgTGCAAATATGGTACCATAAATTCTCAATCTGAAatattactgcaaaaaaattacaaaaaacgaGTGGGTCTTAATTCAAActcaacttttattaattaatataattgaaacattttccataatatattatgaaaaatacaaTGTATTTTTCATAGTATATTATGGAAAAGTTGTTCAACTTTTGCTTATGTTTTCAAAATGTTCCTTATATTTCTGACTatagaaattttgtttataaatagtttCAAATATGCTAGAATGCAATTAAATGTGTTTCTTGAATTTATTGaagcaatttctttatttgaaacGAAATATATTATTgcaaataaagttgtttttgattCAAGTCAATTATAAGATAAAACAAGACCTTTTCATTCTTACTTCTTATACCTTAGGGTATGAGAAGTAAGAATGAAAacaagaagtaaaaaaaaaacactttagtTTAGCACTTCCATTATTTTATGAACGTGAAATTTTGTGCTAAactaaagtattttgttttaacttccTGAAGCAATGCAAGACAAGTTGCATGATCTGATCAGGGGTGAACCCATACCTTTTTTCGTACTATAGGACCGCTGTGGGCGCCAAAAAAATGCctcaaaatattaatttcatgttgtttttctttttatattaaaaatagaaaaaaaagttctttcaaaaGCTAGTTTTctgtatattttagtttatttatgtaATGTTTACAAATAAAGTTCGCTGCAGGTTTAGAGTTAGggttaaataaaactaatgagCATTCACTGATGGCATCATACAGGAAGCCGAATAATTATCTTATATAAGCTCAGgataatacaatttatattatacGTTTGGATTTGAATAAATATGCCAGAATTATTGCTTAATGAGTGCttgtaatgtttatatttaaaatcatagaTGTGTTGCACTTTGTCAATAATCGATAtctcatttaaaaaaccaaCCGACTCCTATTTGTTCCAATTTTAAtccaattattaattattttgattattttgctaATAGATACTCAAAATAGATTGAAAGGTTGTTTATGCTATAtatgttattacttttaaaaataatttcacgtATATGCTATATGGGGCTATTCAAATAATACGAAACACTTTTTTGCTAGACTCCCTTCTTTGtatatgtaacattttaaacaatctcTCCCCGCCCTATTTGTGAcgtgacattatttttaaacaaatatatttttgagtttGTACTTTTATGCTAAAGATTTACTATTCTGCTgcgattaaaatttaaattttgaaaattttgtcaTATCACACTGTGGCTAACCACCCCCTCTCCCATGTGATATTTGGTGACACTTTCAAACACCTCCACCCTATATAAGAATGTTACGTATTATTTGAATAGCCCCTATACGGTTTTgctacatttttatatatagcaacaacaacaaaaaaataattgcaagtAAATTTAAGCCctgactttaaaaaagaaacattcaCTGTTTCGTCACATTGCCCTGTGtgacttaataaaaaaagaattagtaaTACTAACTACTTtctttatacaaatagttataaaatatttgcctTAAATTTTGAGTaagtttttgcgtaagtttTTGCCTAAGTTTTGCGTAACTCGTGCACAACCTTAACTTTACGCAAATGCTGCGAAAAAGTTGTGAATACCAAATAGTtacgcaaaaaatattttgcgtaAGTTTTTCGTAACTTTTGCTCAGCTACGCAAGAGTTACGCAAAAGTTGTGAATCTGCACCCTGTTCCCACTAGTATACCAATACTAAATTTCTTTAGAAtaagtgattttaatttttattgattaaatatttgatccttatttattaattagaaaataaCATACTAGAAATTATTAAATGGTGGGTTTTacctattattttcattttacgcttaattaactttattgacTGAAATAGGTATAGACTCAgctatttagttttaaaaaatgaaataattcttcaaagattttctttacattttctaaaaaaaaaaactcttcaaaaatactttaaactttcaataaacTTAGTGCTAATATGCCCTAATCAGTTTgtcttttatcttattttatataatttgaagtaATAAGCAGAATAAATTAcgcattaattatattaaattagcaaTTGGATTTTGATCGCCTTTTGAGGGATACTTTCTTTTGGTAACCATCTTGTATATACCGCGTGTGcacaatataatttatatttttattattataattataattggaattttaaagattgttgtcagtttttttcattgttgGCCGAAGTAATTTGCTCTTCAGTATGTTATCTGCTTAATGCCTTGTATTACAGTATACAGTCTTGAAAAAGGTAAACATTTGTATTTCGATTattctttttagttttagtattaaCATTATTGTTATCATAGATAATTTGTATTCTGCCTACTGAGTCTAgtgagttttttatataatctttaatattatCCAAAATTATGCTTATTGCATCATGgtataaacttataataactCATACCTTTTaggattcttattttaaaaagcgaTGAGTATTTATACTAAAAAGCTTAGCGGCGCAGAAAACCGAAAACGATCTCATGCAAAAAATGAAGCTCAAgcgaaaatacttttaaagactGCTAAGTTAGAAACATATTTTAGCTTTACAGATAAAGAGCCTCACATATCGCCAAGTAAGTTTATTTTGCTAGAAAACCATACGTTTcattaattttgcaaatatattatacatataaatacatattgttatgttatttattgtttatacttcaaattgttatttataccacatattgttatattatttattatttaatgtaaataatttatatttaaaatgtagaTATGCGTAGTAACCGTTATTTATGTTTTCAGTTGAAAATGTAGTAAATAATTCAAGCAATCAAAATGGTTACAGCTTTATTGTTAATGAGAATAACCTATCAAATCCAGACGatctaatattaatattatcaagTAAAAGCAGTACTGAAACTAGTAAAACTCTATTGACTACAGAATCTGAAGAACTAAATGATACACCGTGTTTGTCCATGCATGAACATAACAAACCCGAATGTTTattgtaaaatctttatttaaaatttaatataatttttaaataatatcttttggTACATgcatgttatataaaatttattatatttttctctaTAGAAACCAAAATGATCACAGATTCACTGTTAATAAAGATAATCTATCAAATCCAGACAATCTAATATTATCAAATGTCAGCATTACAGAAACGAGTAAAACTCTATTGTCTACAGTATCGGAAGAAATAAATGATACACCACGTTTGTCAATGGATGAACATAACAGTCTTCCTAAACAATGTATTGTTCCTGagtaagctttttttaattttttaattttttttatggcatGTTACAATTATAAACATGTACATAGGTAGTCTGTTTGTTTTAGTCGCTTGTTATGTGAAATTgtgtaagaaaataaattattaataagtatattaCACTCTGTACATTTTAAACGATACCTATATTCTCTAGTTATATTATGCATTTATCTCTATTATCTAATGcttgaatgttttttgtaaaactttttttatattttttttttttttttttttttttttttaaatttttcgttTTTGGTACAATTAATTTCCGTAATATAATACAAGATACtcttattctttcaaaaataatccagttataaatataaaaaaaaaatcaaagacaaaataataagagatagttatacaaaaatatataaaaacgcgggaaacttgcGGAAGACCAttaagtcttatcatcaagaaccGTTGTATATAATTTGTTCAAAACtgtgaataacattttttagtttttgtatattaaataaacatattttctctttagaAATGATCCTGCCAATTGGCTAAAAAATCAAGAAACGATAGATTATTTATCAATCGAtggatttaaccaaaatttaGAGAACAATAATTTCCAAAAGTCAAAAAGAGTTTACGCTCAAATAATTGGTGGGGAAAGACGCACTCGTTTTCGAAATTtgtcaaaaagtatttttgtatcTACTCTtgttaatggtgaaaaaattaacCGAACATTTTTGATTTACTCAGAAAGTAAAGGATCAATATTTTGTGCACCCTGCTATTTATTTGGTGGGCCTACATCGTTTGCCACAGTTGGTTTTTCAGATTGGAAAAAAGGAGAAGAAAAAATCAAGCGTCATGAAAATTCACAACACCACAAATTGTGTGTAATGAAtatgaaagaaagaaaagaagtaTTAAATTGAGTTGATCAAAAGCTAAAGAATCAAGTAGAAACGGAAATAAATTATTGGAAAAATGTATTGACAAGAGTTGTAGCTGTTGTGAAATCCCTTTCTTCTCGTGGAATGTCTTTTAGAGGCGATGATGACCGTTTTGGATCTGTTCATAATGGGAACTTCATGATGAGCTTAGAGCTTATTGCTCAGTTTGATCCTTTTTTAGCACAACACATTGAGAAGTTTGGAAATAAAGGAAAAGGTTCAACATCGTACctatcatttaatatatatgagcaATTCATAAGTATAATGGCAGATAATGTTATTCAAcaaatagtaaaagaaataaaggaAGCTAAATACTTTTCCATCGATTTTGATCCATTGATCCATTTGATCCATTGATCCATTTTTTTCCACCGATTTTGATCCATTCCATCGATTTTGATTCCATTGATTTTGAAGCTAAATACTTTTCCATCGTATTGATTCTACTTCTGACATTAGCCATGTAGATCAACTGTCATTTATTTTTCGGTATGTTCAAAAGAATGGTTGTCCAGTAGAAagatttttaggatttttaccCAATTCTGGGCATAAATCTGAAGAATTAGCAGATgctgtatttttagttttagaatcGCATGGATTAGATATTAACAATTGTCGTGGTCAAAGTTACGACAATGCGTCTAATATGTCTGGTAGATATACAGGACTTCAGGCTCGCATTAAAGAAGTTAATCCTTTAGCTACATTTGTACCATGCTCGGCACACTCTTTAAATCTTGTTGGTGAATGCGCTGTGGACTGTTGTATTTATGCTTCTGAATTTTTTATTCtgcttcaaaatatttacaaatttttcagtGCCTCTACATATAGATGGGAAATACTTCGGAAgaatttgattaaaacaaaaaatatatcacTTAAAAAACTATCAGATACCAGGTGGTCAGCAAGATCTGATGCAAgtattagtttaaacaaaaattggattgaaataattaatgcactgtcttttatcaaagatgataaaacagaaaaatctaTTATAAGATCAGAAGCTAACGGGCTATATTTAAAACTAGACAGTCTTGAAACAGCTATAATGGCCACATTATGGGGCGATATACTAGAAAGATTTCACAAAACTAGTAAACAATTGCAGTCAGTTGAGATTGATTTAGAAACAGTTGTAAGTTTATACGAATCTTTAATTCGATATGTATTAGATTTAAGTAGTATGTTTGATATCTATGAAGAGAGAGCAATTAATAAGTCGGGACACAATACATATCGAAAAATAcgaaatagaaaaagaaaactaactGCAGATGAAAAAAGAGaaggagaaaaaaattttgaaattcgaGACTCTTTAAGAATTAACACATATTATGCTATTATTGATAAACTTCATTCTGAGCTAGAAAGAAGAAAATTGTGCTATGATGaagccaataaaaaatttaactttttatttcaaataataaaactatcgCCATCAGAAGTTTACAAAAAAGCAGAAATACttcaaagtatatataaaaatgatctttCATCTTCATTTGCTAACGAGTGTGTACAATTTAGAAGttatttaatgagtttaactgaAAGCGTAAGACCTAAAACtataatagatatttataaaatgatcagAACTGAAAAACTTCAAGAGCTGTTTCCTTACGTAGATATAGCATTAAGAATATATCTATGTTGTCCAACGTCCAATTGTTCAGCCGAGAGATCATTTTCAGCATTAAAGAGGATTAAATCTTATTTGAGGTCACGAATGACAGGTGATCGTCTTAATAGGTTAGCAATTCTATCTATAGAATCTGCACTTACCATGGATATGAACTTCAATgacattataaatacatttgcaaaacaaaactcgcatagaaaattataattttctatagtgtttaatataacttaatatatgtttgtatagaaaatgtttttgttttttaataatcacCCATATCAAAGTTgacagttattttaaaaaaagggcgCTTAAAGAAAAAGTGCCCCAGAGCGCCAAAAGTTCAAATACGTCTCTGGTCACAACTGCTACAATTTTCGAAGGGCATCAATGATACCAATAGCTTGAAATGCAGTTTCTGCCAGTTTTTGAAAGAGATCAACATTCTTCAAAAGCTTGTGGCATTCATTGCCTGTAAATTGACATCCATGAAGGGGTTGTGGCTGAATGTTAAGGAGTCCAATCATTAGCTTTGGGTCAAATGTCTCTTAAGGCCTTAAACAAGTGATTGACAACCCCAAGCATCAAGTGTAGTCCAATCCTGCAGATTTAAAACCTCTAAAGTTCTTTTTGATAGAGCCAAAAGTCCTAAGCTGCCCAGGAAATTAAAGATGTTGACAATCAGCAGTACACCATGTGCAGGGGTGAGTGCTGGAGTGTGCTTGTAAACCACAGACAATGTTTGCAACCTTTAAGTCACAAGAAATAAAGAAGTTTGTAGAGCTTGAAGCAATGAAAGTAATTGCTTGATATTTTCATATGTTTCTATTACTTAACTTTACTATCTTTGGCATGTGGTGCAGTGAGCAATCACTTGCTTGGGGGAGAGTAACTGTTATCACTTGTGTCAATTATTCCCAGACTGACTTTCAGGAATCAACCTAAACCATCTATTCCACACTTGACAATGTTGTCAGAGAATGATTGTCAAGACTTTTGAACTTCattcaaaagcttttttagGTCATTGCAATGAACAACAGTTTTTGACTTTTTGGTGTTTGAAGCTTTTTCAGTTGATGCATCAATGTCAGTTTGTGTGAAATGATCTGATAAATGTCTTCTAAAGGCATCAAACTTTGCATGAAAATTTTCAGTAACTTTTGTTCTGCTAACTTGATCGATTGTTGATACAAGTTTTTCAACAccagagtttaaaaaattagtattcaCCTGAACAGTGACAAGGTTTTTCGCTTTCATGATTGGAGCAttgtcaaaaagttttttggcaCTGGAAGATCCTAAAATACAGAACAATTAGTTGAATAGTGTAACAAAGCTTAATAAGATCTAAATTTCACTAAACCAATctgacaataaattttaaatgatgtgGGGTTCTATTActtttatagtaaattttatatcgtataaaattaaaatgatattaacaGTTTACCTCTTGTGATGGGGATAGATCTTCCACTATGTTGTGCAACTCTGATTGTTCAATGTGGAGAtgtatcttttgaaaaaatcactGAAGATGTAATCTATTTTGCCAATGTTTGGTCTTTTGTCGCAAGggtttgcatatttttttaaatgttgcctGATTGCACTCATGAGCAAGGCCTCTGCCTACAAGCGCAAGACACTCTAAGCATCTTCTATAAACTTTTGCTGCTGCTGATGGTATCGGATCAGTACTGATTGGATgcttttctttcaattttagCCCTCAAACTTTGCAAATAAGACAGTCACAGTTTTGTTCTCGTGTCTCTGGTCTGACCTGAATGCTCTTGTAGTTGAAGATAGGACAAGCTGGTCAGAATCCTTTTTACTCAGTTTCACTCTGCAATTCTCGCATATTCCCTTTGGGACTTGAGTATCAGAGAAACCAATTGGTTTATCAAGTAGAAATGATAATCAAGTTATCAAGTTGATTGAAGTTTTTCATTGATGAATGTTGTCACTTGTCTATCACACTTTTGAAAGCACAAGAAGCAGGATGCGGATTCACAACTTTTGCGTAACTCTTGCGTAGCTGAGCAAAAGTTACGAAAAACAtacgcaaaatattttttgcgtaACTATTTGGTATTCACAACTTTTTCGCAGCATTTGCGTAAAGTTAAGGTTGCGCATGAGTTACGCAAAACTTAGGCAAaaacttacgcaaaaacttACCCAAAATTTAaggcaaatattttataactatttgtaaaaagGAAGTAGTTAGTAttactaattctttttttattaagacacACAGGGCAATGTGACCAAACAGtgaatgtttcttttttaaagtcagGGCTTAAATTTacttgcaattatttttttgttgttgttgctatatataaaaatgtagcAAAACCGTATAGGGGCTATTCAAATAATACGTGATACTCTTATATAGGGTGGAGGTGTTTGAAAGTGTCACCAAATATCACATGGGAGAGGGGGTGGTTAGCCACAGTGTGAcatgacaaaatttttaaaattttaattttaatcacaGCAGAATAGTAAACCTTTAGCATAAAAGTACaaactcaaaaatatatttgtttaaaaataatgtcacgTCACAAATAGGGCGGGGAgagattgtttaaaatgttacatataCAAAGAAGGGAGTCTAGCAAAAAAGTGTTTCGTATTATTTGAATAGCCCCATATAGCATATacgtgaaattatttttaaaagtaataacataTATAGCATAAACAACCTTTCAATCTATTTTGAGTATCTATtagcaaaataatcaaaataattaataattggaTTAAAATTGGAACAAATAGGAGTCGGttggttttttaaatgag encodes:
- the LOC136076758 gene encoding zinc finger MYM-type protein 5-like is translated as MSIYTKKLSGAENRKRSHAKNEAQAKILLKTAKLETYFSFTDKEPHISPIENVVNNSSNQNGYSFIVNENNLSNPDDLILILSSKSSTETSKTLLTTESEELNDTPCLSMHEHNKPECLLNQNDHRFTVNKDNLSNPDNLILSNVSITETSKTLLSTVSEEINDTPRLSMDEHNSLPKQCIVPENDPANWLKNQETIDYLSIDGFNQNLENNNFQKSKRVYAQIIGGERRTRFRNLSKSIFVSTLVNGEKINRTFLIYSESKGSIFCAPCYLFGGPTSFATVGFSDWKKGEEKIKRHENSQHHKLCVMNMKERKEVLN